In Horticoccus luteus, the following proteins share a genomic window:
- a CDS encoding trans-sulfuration enzyme family protein → MSDSFHPETLAVHAGRRIDPATGAVTPNLTLSTTFERAADGSLPHGLNYTRLDNPNRHALEEALAALEGGREALAFASGQAATAALLQALSPGDTVLLPDDIYHGTRVLAETVLGRWGLRVVTVDFTDSAAVAVALEHTAARLLWIETPSNPRLKITDVRTVARLARAAGALVVADNTWATPILQRVLELGAHVALHSTTKYIGGHSDALGGAVIFSADAPPDFVARVRENQRLGGGVPAPFDCWLLLRSLATLPLRVRAQSATAAQLAVWLATEPAVARVYYPGLPVHSGHAINAAQMSSGGAMISFEVHGGFAAASTVAARVKLITRATSLGGVESLIEHRKLAEGPHSPTPDNLLRLSVGLEHVDDLRADLAQAITGLAM, encoded by the coding sequence ATGTCTGATTCTTTCCACCCCGAAACGCTCGCCGTTCACGCCGGTCGCCGCATCGATCCCGCGACTGGCGCCGTCACGCCCAACCTCACGCTTTCCACCACCTTCGAACGCGCCGCGGACGGTTCCCTTCCCCACGGGCTCAACTACACGCGCCTCGACAATCCCAACCGACACGCCCTCGAGGAGGCGCTCGCCGCGCTCGAGGGCGGACGCGAGGCCCTCGCGTTCGCCTCCGGCCAGGCTGCGACCGCCGCGCTGCTGCAAGCCCTTTCGCCCGGAGACACTGTCCTGCTGCCGGATGACATTTACCACGGCACCCGCGTGCTCGCCGAAACCGTCTTGGGCCGTTGGGGCCTGCGCGTGGTCACGGTGGATTTCACCGACTCCGCCGCCGTCGCCGTCGCGCTTGAACACACCGCCGCGCGCCTGCTTTGGATTGAAACGCCGTCCAACCCGCGGCTGAAAATCACGGACGTTCGCACGGTCGCCCGGCTGGCCCGCGCGGCGGGGGCGCTTGTCGTGGCCGACAACACCTGGGCGACGCCGATCCTCCAACGCGTGCTCGAGCTCGGTGCGCACGTGGCTCTGCATTCCACGACAAAATACATCGGCGGACACAGCGACGCGCTCGGCGGAGCGGTGATCTTCTCCGCCGATGCGCCGCCCGATTTCGTGGCCCGCGTGCGCGAAAACCAGCGCCTCGGCGGCGGCGTGCCTGCGCCCTTCGATTGCTGGCTTCTCCTCCGCAGCCTCGCGACGCTTCCGCTCCGCGTGCGCGCCCAATCCGCCACCGCCGCCCAACTCGCCGTCTGGCTCGCCACCGAACCCGCCGTTGCGCGCGTTTATTATCCCGGTCTGCCCGTGCATTCCGGCCATGCAATCAATGCTGCGCAAATGTCCAGTGGCGGCGCGATGATCTCGTTCGAAGTTCACGGCGGATTCGCCGCCGCCTCCACCGTCGCCGCGCGAGTGAAACTCATCACGCGCGCGACCAGCCTGGGCGGCGTCGAAAGCCTCATCGAACACCGCAAACTTGCCGAAGGCCCGCACTCACCCACGCCGGACAACCTCCTCCGTCTGTCGGTGGGCTTGGAACACGTCGACGACTTGCGCGCTGATCTCGCCCAAGCGATCACGGGCCTCGCGATGTAG